One stretch of Narcine bancroftii isolate sNarBan1 chromosome 8, sNarBan1.hap1, whole genome shotgun sequence DNA includes these proteins:
- the LOC138742040 gene encoding basic proline-rich protein-like — MRVEEGSLKPTAFEERALKVLVRPYLESCMQFRSDLRKDVLAFEPPSLEPTAPDAPRAISPPSIEPTPECQVPQGTAFPRGLCWGASPPRPKVLGCQPPLPQGAGVPVPRPKVLGCQSPRPKVLGCQPPRPKVLGCQPPAPRCWGASPPAPRCWGASPPAPRCWGASPPAPRCWVPAPPPKVLGRRPPPPAPRCWGAGPPPPQGAGAPAPPRPKVLGRRPPPPQGAGAPAPPAPRCWGAGPPRPKVLGRRPPPPKVLGRRPPPPQGAGAPAPPAPRCWGAGPPRPKVLGRRPPPPQGAGAPAPPAPRCCGAGPPPPPQGAVAPPPPRPKVLGAGPPPRPKVLGRRPPPPQGAGRRPPPPQVLGRRPPPRPKVLGRRPPPAPRCWGAGPPRPKVLGRRPPPAPRCWGAGPPRPKVLGRRPPPPQVLWVTLLSEAFHPQETEGVTLQ, encoded by the exons ATGCGAGTtgaggagggcagtttgaaacccactgctttTGAGGAAAGAGCTTTAAAGGTGCTGGTGAGGCCTTATCTGGAGAGCTGCATGCAGTTCCGGTCTGACTTGAGGAAGGACGTTCTGGCTtttgag CCCCCCTCGCTGGAGCCCACAGCCCCTGATGCTCCCCGGGCGATCTCCCCTCCGAGTATTGAACCCACCCCAGAATGCCAGGTGCCACAGGGAACTGCCTTTCCCAGGGGGTt GTGCTGGGGTGCCAgccccccccgccccaaggtgCTGGGGTGCCAGCCCCCCCTGCCCCAAGGTGCTGGGGTGCCAGTCCCCCGGCCCAAGGTGCTGGGGTGCCAGTCCCCCCGGCCCAAGGTGCTGGGGTGCCAGCCCCCCCGCCCCAAGGTGCTGGGGTGCCAGCCCCCCGCCCCAAGGTGCTGGGGTGCCAGCCCCCCCGCCCCAAGGTGCTGGGGTGCCAGCCCCCCCGCCCCAAGGTGCTGGGGTGCCAGCCCCCCCGCCCCAAGGTGCTGGGTGCCAGCCCCCCCGCCCAAG gtgctggggcgccggccccccccccccgccccaaggtgctggggcgccggcccccccccgccccaaggtgctggggcgccggcccccccccgccccaaggtgCTGGGGCGCCGgccccccccgccccaaggtgCTGGGGCGCCGgccccccccgccccaaggtgCTGGGGCGCCGgccccccccgccccaaggtgCTGGGGCGCCGGCCCCCCCCGCCCAAGGTGCTGGGGCGCCGgccccccccgccccaaggtgCTGGGGCGCCGgccccccccgccccaaggtgCTGGGGCGCCGgccccccccgccccaaggtgCTGGGGCGCCGgccccccccgccccaaggtgCTGGGGCGCCGgccccccccgccccaaggtgCTGTGgcgccggccccccccccccgccccaaggtgCTGTGGcgccgccccccccccgccccaaggtgctgggcgccggcccccccccccgccccaaggtgCTGGGGCGCCGgccccccccgccccaag gtgCTGGGCGCCGGCCCCCCCCGCCCCAGGTGCTGGGGCGCcggccccccccccgccccaaggtgctggggcgccggcccccccccgccccaaggtgCTGGGGCGCCGgccccccccgccccaaggtgctggggcgccggcccccccccgccccaaggtgCTGGGGCGCCGgccccccccgccccaaggtgCTGGGGCGCCGgccccccccgccccaag TATTGTGGGTGACACTATTAAGTGAAGCATTCCATCCGCAGGAGACGGAGGGCGTTACTCTTCAATAG